One Gloeothece verrucosa PCC 7822 DNA window includes the following coding sequences:
- a CDS encoding dynamin family protein, translating to MNNYQQRKQQILKLFDQASAVANLHRYSQTQKSLDEAKQHLKEGKLFVVVCGEFKQGKSSLINAFLNEKDLFPVDTDITTNLVSTITYGKEEKISIILGEQGNETVKQISRNEIPDYVTEQRNIRNAKKAKMLVIESPNPQLKEGLVLVDTPGVGSLNTEHTAITYAFIPNADAILFVTDILKPLTTEELQFLKERIFPHCQNIIFVVTKIDAVNNFQEIVENNLEKLTKVLDCSREQISIIPISSRAKLDYLKFKEKEDLELSNFSELENKIWQFISEQRGQGLLLRALNELEQSVNEMKAPIEVAVEAHQNRTKEELDELEQQMKDTQEQLQDLLDSKAEWRNILTDSLEDIKQELLVKFQQNFSQIRSQTTKYLDDPRLMKNPKQIASLVETDIDVLMSALSKDLNQQAADLYGQIETLSGLKLRNFEVELFDQQKAHLSQETVEVQQSSLLDKSMSATRGALFNSTAGSIIGGILGGVVGGIAGLFVGGVGAFPGAVAGAQIGAGLGTIGGAATGVKDGISQVQEKDQNRLKREVSRIITPFIEDSQRICHQTLNKAVKGLERSMRDEFTNQIKRQKEGWERTLRSLQVSRKLSQSKAIQQAKELQIPLQQLKQLQTTIEQLTQAIVEQPISIPSIQAPSQPKVKTPEKPSKEPAKVSTSANYDSGDWADE from the coding sequence ATGAATAACTATCAACAACGAAAACAGCAAATTTTGAAACTATTTGATCAAGCCAGTGCTGTAGCTAATCTTCACCGATATTCACAGACTCAGAAAAGCTTAGACGAAGCTAAACAGCATCTAAAAGAAGGCAAATTATTTGTAGTAGTATGTGGAGAATTTAAACAAGGAAAATCCAGCCTAATCAATGCTTTTTTAAACGAGAAAGATTTATTTCCCGTTGACACTGATATTACAACTAATCTTGTCTCAACCATTACTTATGGCAAAGAAGAAAAAATAAGTATTATTTTAGGTGAACAAGGAAACGAAACCGTCAAGCAAATTTCACGAAATGAAATTCCCGACTACGTTACCGAACAGCGAAATATCAGAAACGCTAAAAAAGCCAAAATGCTAGTCATTGAGTCTCCTAATCCTCAGCTTAAAGAAGGTTTAGTCTTAGTAGATACGCCAGGGGTAGGAAGTCTGAATACTGAACATACTGCTATTACTTACGCTTTCATTCCTAATGCGGATGCCATTCTTTTTGTAACAGATATTCTCAAGCCTTTAACTACAGAAGAACTTCAATTTCTCAAAGAAAGAATTTTTCCTCATTGCCAAAATATAATTTTTGTAGTAACGAAAATTGATGCGGTTAATAATTTTCAAGAAATCGTTGAAAATAATTTGGAAAAATTAACTAAAGTCTTGGATTGTTCCCGAGAACAAATTAGTATTATCCCTATTTCTAGCCGAGCAAAATTAGATTATCTCAAATTTAAAGAAAAAGAAGATTTAGAACTGAGTAACTTCTCTGAACTAGAAAATAAAATCTGGCAATTCATTAGTGAACAAAGGGGACAAGGCCTTCTCTTACGCGCTTTAAATGAATTAGAACAGTCAGTTAACGAAATGAAAGCGCCTATTGAAGTCGCAGTGGAAGCTCATCAAAATCGAACAAAAGAAGAATTAGATGAACTAGAACAACAAATGAAAGATACTCAAGAGCAACTTCAAGATTTACTTGATAGCAAGGCAGAATGGCGTAATATCCTTACAGATAGTCTTGAAGATATTAAACAAGAATTGCTAGTAAAATTTCAACAGAACTTTTCTCAAATACGTTCCCAAACCACTAAATATCTAGATGATCCTAGGCTAATGAAAAATCCCAAACAAATCGCTAGTTTAGTAGAAACAGATATTGATGTTTTAATGTCCGCTCTCAGTAAAGATTTAAATCAACAAGCTGCTGATTTATATGGTCAAATTGAAACACTATCAGGACTAAAATTAAGGAATTTTGAAGTAGAATTATTTGATCAACAAAAAGCACATCTTTCTCAGGAAACAGTAGAGGTTCAACAAAGCAGTTTACTAGACAAATCAATGAGCGCTACACGCGGCGCTTTATTTAATAGTACAGCCGGTTCGATTATTGGAGGTATTTTAGGAGGAGTTGTCGGTGGAATTGCTGGTTTATTTGTAGGAGGAGTTGGCGCATTTCCCGGCGCGGTAGCAGGGGCACAAATTGGCGCTGGTTTAGGGACGATTGGCGGTGCTGCCACAGGAGTTAAAGATGGTATATCCCAAGTTCAAGAAAAAGATCAAAATCGGCTTAAACGAGAAGTATCAAGAATAATCACTCCTTTTATTGAGGATAGTCAACGAATTTGTCACCAGACTTTGAACAAAGCCGTAAAAGGCTTAGAGCGCTCTATGCGCGACGAATTTACTAATCAGATTAAACGGCAAAAAGAAGGATGGGAAAGAACTTTACGCTCACTACAAGTATCCCGCAAACTCTCTCAAAGCAAAGCCATTCAACAAGCAAAAGAGTTACAAATTCCCTTGCAGCAACTCAAGCAACTTCAAACCACTATAGAACAACTTACTCAGGCCATTGTAGAGCAACCTATTTCTATTCCTTCAATACAAGCACCTTCTCAACCTAAAGTAAAAACTCCTGAAAAACCATCTAAAGAACCAGCAAAAGTCAGCACTTCCGCCAATTATGATTCAGGAGATTGGGCAGATGAATGA
- a CDS encoding dynamin family protein, which produces MNEITSLENEVELLLTRAINSTANYPALENFHHLLKQCQDRLKQPMRIAIVGVIKAGKSTLMNALLGDKVVATGSVEATFNINWLRYGNQPSLKVHFKDQYQRPPETKSIEELTALTLRAKENSQYFLSIKYIEVFYPQEMLKIFNIIDTPGLKSFYEEDSKNTQEFLQLCGDELTQVTQEQAAQADAVLYLFSQAIGLQDAQTVEAFQGPLVNNATPINAIGALTKVDMYASDPNITDPMAEGEKNSQRLMQNTQVNRLFYTIYPICGLLAEGAQTLTAKHWDILLKLKQQLPEKKFRSISRYYGKFTGDYNSEEVPISKKDREEIINQLGLYGISLAYDLISSGVNTLEQLQEELMKKTGIPELRHLILSHFGHRAFLIKLGTVLGQITTAYFQERQRLKGTQLQILEEIAGQFDTLQAQEQAFQELNVLRSYYEKKLDFDEQEEKQLLQITGENGNSCGERLGMEQGEQATVTEMLLVAEERMRYWTQRANDYMAGDRATLAAAKVLARSYERILYRVQKAKDNLYI; this is translated from the coding sequence ATGAATGAAATAACTTCCCTAGAAAATGAAGTTGAGCTATTATTAACCAGGGCGATTAATTCCACTGCTAATTATCCCGCCCTAGAAAATTTTCATCACCTCCTAAAACAGTGCCAAGACCGCTTAAAGCAACCGATGAGAATTGCAATTGTTGGGGTAATTAAAGCGGGTAAATCTACCTTAATGAATGCCTTATTAGGGGATAAAGTAGTTGCCACTGGTTCCGTTGAAGCAACTTTTAATATAAACTGGCTTCGCTATGGTAATCAACCTTCTTTAAAAGTTCACTTCAAAGACCAATATCAGCGCCCTCCAGAGACAAAATCTATTGAGGAATTAACAGCCCTCACCTTAAGAGCCAAGGAAAACTCTCAATATTTTTTAAGCATTAAATATATTGAGGTATTTTATCCCCAAGAAATGCTGAAAATTTTTAACATTATCGACACCCCGGGGCTGAAATCTTTTTATGAGGAAGACTCAAAAAATACTCAAGAATTCCTGCAATTGTGTGGAGATGAATTAACTCAAGTCACTCAAGAACAAGCCGCTCAGGCTGATGCGGTGTTATATCTATTCAGTCAGGCAATTGGTTTGCAAGATGCTCAAACAGTAGAAGCATTTCAAGGGCCTTTAGTCAATAACGCTACTCCGATCAACGCCATCGGTGCCCTGACTAAAGTTGATATGTACGCCAGTGATCCTAATATTACAGATCCGATGGCAGAGGGAGAGAAAAATTCTCAACGGTTGATGCAAAACACTCAGGTAAATCGGCTATTTTATACAATTTATCCGATTTGTGGACTATTGGCCGAAGGAGCGCAAACCCTAACCGCAAAACACTGGGATATTCTCCTCAAATTAAAGCAACAGCTTCCTGAGAAAAAATTTAGAAGCATCAGCCGCTATTATGGAAAATTCACAGGTGACTATAATTCTGAAGAAGTACCTATCTCTAAAAAAGATCGCGAAGAAATCATCAACCAACTAGGTTTATATGGAATCTCTTTAGCTTATGATTTAATTAGCTCAGGAGTGAATACTCTAGAACAACTTCAGGAAGAATTAATGAAAAAAACCGGCATTCCTGAATTGCGTCATCTAATTTTATCTCACTTCGGTCATCGCGCTTTTTTGATTAAATTGGGTACAGTTTTAGGACAAATTACTACAGCCTACTTTCAAGAAAGACAGCGCTTAAAAGGAACACAGCTACAAATTTTGGAGGAAATCGCCGGACAATTTGATACCTTACAAGCACAAGAACAGGCTTTTCAAGAATTAAATGTTCTTCGCAGTTATTACGAGAAAAAACTCGATTTTGATGAACAGGAGGAAAAACAACTTTTACAAATAACAGGAGAAAATGGCAACTCTTGTGGGGAAAGATTAGGAATGGAACAAGGAGAACAAGCAACCGTAACTGAAATGCTCCTTGTAGCTGAAGAAAGAATGCGCTATTGGACACAAAGAGCTAATGATTATATGGCAGGTGATCGCGCTACCCTTGCTGCGGCTAAAGTTCTCGCTCGTTCCTATGAACGCATTCTCTACCGAGTTCAAAAAGCCAAAGACAATCTATATATTTAG
- a CDS encoding L-lactate dehydrogenase has translation MLETLFTPNPEAEKPTPIRPRKGVIIGAGQVGMACAYSMLIQDCFDELILQDVAKDRVEGEVMDLMHGMPFLAPTDIKAGSVADVGQDADIVIITAGAAQKPGETRLHLVERNVAIFENILKDVVKYCPNAILLVVTNPVDILTYITLKITGFPSSRVIGSGTVLDTARFRSLLGQKMDIDARSVHAYIIGEHGDSEVPVWSTANIAGLKLIPDNWENLSKNEQEELEAIYHQVKNAAYDIIKLKGYTSYAIGLATTDIVKAILRSQERILTVSSLLTNNYGIKDVCLSIPTVVNDRGILKTVNISLNETEKQKLQNSAKLLREVFDSLNL, from the coding sequence ATGTTAGAAACCCTATTCACCCCCAACCCAGAAGCCGAAAAACCCACCCCGATACGTCCTCGCAAAGGCGTTATCATCGGTGCTGGACAAGTGGGGATGGCCTGCGCTTATTCAATGCTGATTCAAGACTGCTTTGATGAATTAATCTTACAAGATGTGGCCAAAGATCGCGTAGAAGGCGAAGTGATGGACTTAATGCACGGAATGCCTTTTCTAGCACCCACCGATATCAAAGCCGGCAGCGTAGCCGACGTAGGACAAGATGCTGATATAGTTATCATAACCGCCGGAGCCGCTCAAAAACCCGGCGAAACCCGCTTACACCTAGTGGAACGAAACGTCGCTATCTTTGAAAACATCCTCAAAGACGTGGTGAAATACTGCCCCAACGCTATATTACTGGTAGTCACTAATCCGGTTGATATTTTGACCTATATCACCTTAAAAATAACCGGTTTTCCCAGTTCTAGAGTGATCGGAAGCGGAACCGTACTAGATACAGCGCGTTTTCGTTCCTTACTCGGTCAAAAAATGGACATAGACGCAAGAAGCGTTCACGCTTATATCATTGGCGAACATGGAGATAGTGAAGTGCCGGTTTGGAGTACCGCCAATATAGCCGGTTTAAAACTCATTCCCGATAACTGGGAAAATTTATCTAAAAATGAACAGGAAGAACTCGAAGCCATCTATCATCAAGTCAAAAACGCGGCTTATGACATCATAAAACTCAAAGGATATACCTCATACGCCATCGGACTAGCCACCACCGACATCGTTAAAGCTATTTTACGCTCACAAGAAAGAATTTTAACCGTTAGTAGCCTGTTAACCAATAATTATGGAATAAAAGATGTCTGTTTGAGTATCCCCACCGTCGTCAATGACCGAGGAATCCTCAAAACCGTCAACATCTCCCTCAATGAAACCGAAAAACAAAAACTGCAAAACTCCGCTAAACTATTGCGAGAAGTATTTGACAGTCTAAACCTGTAA
- a CDS encoding nucleotide exchange factor GrpE, translated as MIPFSLFKEKKQAEELALQVEALVRNLSGLPPAQSDDKNIIDVLESVGLLLKRFQENPELLKQKKTPTPEPEPVQTPPIEDPPTQQESPPVIEIVREVEAQPSQTVYALIRLRDWVLGSKSEDQQEKLNPKVLEIIYNELAQILENEGVICLEEVGKFNYEHQQAVSTETTNDPEKKDLICDTVRPGYLFQDKLIRPQEVIVYTFTNS; from the coding sequence ATGATTCCCTTTTCTTTGTTCAAAGAAAAAAAACAAGCTGAAGAACTGGCTTTACAAGTAGAAGCGCTTGTCAGAAATTTAAGCGGGTTACCCCCGGCTCAATCTGACGACAAAAACATTATTGATGTTTTAGAATCTGTCGGGTTACTTTTAAAACGTTTTCAAGAAAATCCTGAACTTCTTAAGCAAAAAAAAACGCCTACGCCTGAACCTGAACCTGTTCAAACACCCCCCATAGAAGACCCACCTACTCAACAAGAATCACCACCTGTGATAGAAATTGTTCGGGAAGTTGAAGCCCAACCTTCCCAAACGGTTTACGCTTTAATTAGACTCAGAGATTGGGTTTTAGGCTCAAAAAGTGAAGATCAACAAGAAAAGTTAAATCCGAAAGTTTTAGAAATTATCTATAACGAATTGGCCCAAATTCTGGAAAATGAAGGAGTAATTTGTTTAGAAGAGGTAGGAAAATTTAATTACGAGCATCAACAAGCAGTCTCGACTGAAACAACAAATGACCCAGAAAAAAAAGATTTAATTTGCGATACCGTTAGACCCGGATATCTGTTTCAGGACAAGTTGATCCGTCCTCAAGAAGTAATTGTCTATACTTTTACCAATTCATAA
- a CDS encoding glucose-6-phosphate isomerase: MVYQALWQRYLDWLYYHPGLGFYVDVSRVRFDDPFLETIKPKFEKAFKDTEELEKGAIANPDEGRMVGHYWLRAPELAPNDDVRKEITEPLKAIEAFAAKVLDGTIKPPTADKFTDVISIGIGGSALGPQFVSEALAGDFPPMAIHFIDNTDPAGIDSLLTRLKDRLKSTLVIVTSKSGGTPETRNGMLEVRHAYEQSGLDFPKYAVAVTMPGSKMDQVAHDWLARFAMQDWVGGRTSELSPVGLLPAALQGIDIQAMLAGAKEMDVATRVQDIKTNPSALLALSWYYVGNGKGEKDMVVLPYKDSLSLLSRYLQQLVMESLGKEKDLDGNIVHQGIAVYGNKGSTDQHAYVQQLRDGVPNFFVTFIEVLEDRQGPSIDLEPGVTSGDYLSGFIQGTRQALYENNRDSITITIPQVNPRTVGALIALYERAVTYYGFLVNINAYHQPGVEAGKKAAASILELQQGVVNVLKDAGTGLDLTTLAEKAGHPESVEAVYKIVRHLAANNRGVVLTGDFGKPASLKVSLG, from the coding sequence ATGGTTTATCAGGCACTCTGGCAACGTTACTTAGATTGGTTATATTATCACCCAGGCTTAGGTTTTTATGTGGATGTCAGTAGAGTCCGCTTCGATGACCCATTTTTAGAAACCATCAAACCTAAGTTTGAGAAAGCTTTTAAGGATACCGAGGAGTTGGAAAAGGGGGCGATCGCAAATCCTGATGAAGGTCGGATGGTAGGCCATTACTGGTTACGCGCCCCGGAACTCGCCCCTAATGATGACGTTAGAAAAGAGATTACCGAACCCTTAAAAGCTATTGAAGCTTTTGCCGCTAAAGTCCTCGATGGGACCATTAAACCCCCTACAGCCGATAAATTTACCGATGTGATCTCCATTGGAATTGGAGGATCTGCATTAGGTCCGCAATTTGTCTCGGAAGCCTTAGCGGGTGATTTTCCGCCAATGGCGATTCATTTTATTGATAACACTGATCCAGCCGGGATCGATAGTCTTTTAACCCGTCTCAAAGATCGCCTCAAGAGTACCCTGGTGATCGTGACTTCTAAATCCGGTGGCACTCCTGAAACCCGTAACGGGATGTTAGAAGTCAGACACGCCTATGAACAAAGCGGCTTAGATTTTCCTAAATATGCCGTTGCTGTCACCATGCCCGGCAGTAAAATGGACCAAGTGGCCCATGATTGGTTAGCGCGTTTTGCGATGCAAGACTGGGTAGGCGGACGTACTTCCGAATTATCTCCTGTTGGGTTGCTGCCGGCGGCGTTACAAGGGATTGATATTCAGGCCATGTTAGCCGGGGCCAAAGAAATGGACGTGGCCACCCGGGTCCAGGATATCAAAACCAATCCCTCGGCTTTACTCGCCCTCAGTTGGTATTATGTGGGCAATGGGAAAGGGGAAAAAGATATGGTGGTCCTTCCCTATAAAGACAGTTTGTCCCTGTTGAGTCGCTATCTACAGCAGCTAGTGATGGAATCTTTGGGGAAAGAAAAAGACCTCGATGGAAATATCGTTCATCAAGGAATTGCGGTTTACGGAAATAAGGGTTCTACTGACCAACACGCCTACGTTCAACAGTTACGCGACGGGGTGCCCAACTTCTTTGTCACCTTTATTGAGGTATTAGAAGACCGTCAAGGGCCCTCCATTGATTTAGAACCTGGGGTCACTTCTGGTGATTATTTATCCGGTTTTATTCAAGGCACTCGACAAGCTTTGTATGAGAATAATCGGGATTCGATTACCATTACTATACCCCAAGTTAATCCTCGCACCGTTGGGGCGTTAATTGCCCTTTATGAACGGGCGGTTACTTATTATGGGTTCTTGGTTAATATCAATGCTTATCACCAACCTGGGGTAGAAGCCGGTAAAAAAGCGGCGGCTTCTATTTTGGAGTTACAGCAAGGGGTGGTGAATGTGTTGAAGGATGCAGGGACAGGGTTAGATTTAACGACTCTCGCCGAAAAAGCCGGTCATCCCGAAAGCGTGGAAGCGGTTTATAAAATTGTTCGTCATCTGGCGGCTAATAACCGAGGAGTTGTCTTGACGGGGGATTTCGGTAAACCGGCAAGTTTAAAAGTGTCTCTTGGTTAA
- a CDS encoding C39 family peptidase produces MTFRDFSDDLPDLDSSLDEGFYSEPESTLFDLDNDGTFETTAQGFDTNGDGIADHWSLQTDLDGDGIADETNIIEGLDSDGDGIPDTWEMSINLDNEEMVNQSAYFQDTDGDSYPHFLETSDFSNTIGDPAADMEHWHQQTYQDTCAIASQEFILDELTGQDFSEDELRQEAIDNGWYLPGGGTPLDSMGNLLEAHGIDVAKQYNCTFKDLNDKLAQGEKVIVAVDAEEIWYPDRIDTDDLIANALGMPGQGTNHAIQVIGIDNSNPDHPMVILNDPGSPNGQGMAVPAEQFINAWEDSGNYMVSTTGHTAVATVDAHTAVGEQMVGNYADASYYKGKADSQQEMAKWYAEHGDFFEASWRQKAADEYRQKAEEAAKHP; encoded by the coding sequence ATGACATTTAGGGACTTTTCCGACGATCTACCCGATCTCGATTCAAGTTTAGACGAGGGTTTTTACTCAGAACCAGAATCTACACTATTCGATCTTGACAACGATGGCACATTCGAAACCACCGCTCAAGGTTTTGATACCAATGGCGACGGAATAGCCGATCACTGGAGCTTACAAACCGACCTAGATGGCGATGGTATTGCCGACGAAACTAACATCATTGAAGGATTAGATAGCGACGGTGATGGAATCCCCGATACTTGGGAGATGTCAATAAATCTTGATAACGAAGAGATGGTTAATCAAAGCGCTTATTTTCAAGATACAGACGGGGATAGTTATCCCCATTTTCTAGAAACCAGTGATTTTAGTAATACCATTGGCGATCCTGCCGCAGACATGGAACACTGGCATCAACAAACCTATCAAGACACCTGTGCCATCGCCTCACAAGAATTCATCCTCGATGAACTAACCGGACAGGACTTTTCTGAAGACGAACTGCGTCAGGAAGCCATAGACAACGGATGGTATCTTCCTGGCGGCGGAACCCCCCTAGACAGTATGGGAAATTTGCTAGAAGCTCACGGTATAGACGTTGCCAAACAATACAATTGTACTTTTAAAGACTTAAATGACAAACTCGCTCAAGGAGAAAAAGTCATAGTAGCAGTAGATGCAGAAGAAATCTGGTATCCGGATCGGATTGATACAGACGACCTAATCGCCAACGCTTTGGGAATGCCAGGACAGGGAACTAACCACGCCATACAAGTTATAGGCATTGACAACAGTAACCCAGATCATCCGATGGTCATACTTAATGATCCAGGTTCTCCCAATGGACAAGGAATGGCAGTTCCTGCGGAGCAATTTATCAATGCTTGGGAAGATAGCGGTAATTACATGGTTTCTACCACAGGCCACACGGCTGTTGCAACAGTAGATGCTCATACTGCCGTAGGAGAGCAAATGGTGGGAAATTATGCAGATGCCAGTTATTACAAAGGAAAAGCAGACTCACAGCAAGAAATGGCTAAATGGTACGCAGAACATGGGGATTTTTTTGAAGCTTCTTGGAGACAAAAAGCGGCAGATGAATACCGCCAAAAAGCTGAAGAAGCCGCCAAGCATCCATGA